A genomic stretch from Carassius auratus strain Wakin unplaced genomic scaffold, ASM336829v1 scaf_tig00215416, whole genome shotgun sequence includes:
- the LOC113094681 gene encoding laminin subunit beta-1-like: MARYFSVLLLVLPVVAQELPSTPHGCMEGSCYPATGNLLIGRAINLTATSTCGLDGPEQYCIVSHLQDSNKCFKCDSQKPYDAYHHNKSHRVENVIYQSDSRGNFTWWQSVNGEENVSIRLNLEAEFHFTHLIMKFKTFRPAAMIIERSSDFGRTWRPYRYYAYNCTKTFPLVPAHSLRFTDEVICEERYSDIEPSTKGEVIYKVLDPAIHVKDPYSLDIQDLLRITNLRINFTKLHTLGDNLLDRRPEVLQKYYYALYELVVRGSCFCYGHASECAPVQGVTARDSGMIHGHCVCKHNTVGLNCERCRDFYHDAPWRPAETDNTHRCRECNCNGHSNQCHFDMAVYLATGNVSGGVCDSCLHNTMGRNCETCKPFYYQDPTRDIRDPAACIPCDCDPVGSVGGGVCDSHTDLDLGMIGGQCHCKQNVRGQRCDYCKEGHYGLSLDNPLGCQPCNCDPRGITMLGVPCDQISGDCSCKRYVTGRYCNQCLPEYWGLSNDLAGCRPCNCDFGGATSSRCGMDNGQCECRPHLIGRQCSEVQPAFFCASLDNNKYEAEEALGHSPDDPALPGNPRPQAETDCMQHLNNQLRRNRRHPHRHIAQQQRAALRRIRQLQQTPSISTVHRERQPGQMVTWTGPGFVRVKDGAGLKFNISNIPYAMEYDIIIRYEPESTEDWEALVSVKSLDLPTSLRCGNMLPTELMYTVTMPHHRRYVDMPRPFCFEPNNQYVVSIRFQRHAVSHRHLTAFTLIDSLVLIPKYEELPGFLGDNAQDERRRQEMELYMCLDSFMTVPMPALAELCTTLICSISSIMYNGALACECDPQGSLSAECDKVGGQCHCKPNVIGRKCDQCAPGTFRFGPYGCTVCDCHSQGSVGHQCDPVTGQCLCQHGATGRQCSECQPGQWGFPNCRQCQCNGHAEICDPETGACYECRDSTAGQLCERCVNGFYGNPILGSGEHCRPCPCPGHLDGGHSSGASCLTDYASNQILCQCGEGYAGPRCDLCAPGYYRDPEQPGGTCRPCQCNGNIDPQDPESCDPRTGQCLKCLYNTDGHSCSECKPGYYGNALAQDCRRCTCVTAGTLENYCADGVCHCDKQTGQCPCKPNIIGHNCDQCTPNHWNFGSNCGCEPCECVQPNAFSTHCNMFSGQCHCQTGFGGRQCSECEAFHWGDPRGQCEQCNCHPLGSDVAQCDRITGACVCKKEASGRHCDECARGFTGNFPKCIPCHPCFQLWDDALCKIVRDLTHIKDVIAMILEKGEVPGLSDVRILELEKKLAQVQDLIRDGDREGTFNLISQAIDDLRAEIALTDGRLMSTSRELNMTADLDNALKRNLTAMEKELKDLNNTLHRLHIDLENYLTVGFAEQFENIRKYYQSSLNSEKRCNASVYGPQSPVEQSEDTRNRTEALLKDRKDLHTVAANNKSLSELEEKAHEIDQTLQHLSNKVCGGHDNTSANSSCPNSPCGGAGCRDSDGALKCGGKGCKGTVGASVTALDSADEVNKNLTATSKELKTIDKKLRDIAKLTQTVKTQAKDTLDKAQSKKELFENSNKILRDFIKEIKDFLNEEGADPESIEKVAQQVLAISLPFNRTVIDNIIEQIKANIANLTNVEGVFNHTTEQLAKVRDLLKRAQDAKTKAEEVSDNINKTKEALDTTQSVIKTAEKEMTTALENLKNAQNITTLVDNKLLNLDKNLMDVMMRLANLSNGVDLLKNKTQQNREMAKVAKAQSDNATQESTGLQEELANAENLYKELKEKVDSVGGTGEGNINQRIMEMKKEAEELLKKATMDMETLRKLERKFNKNEQKMQQQRDELADLEKNVTEVKDYIRFKVMGYNNCQ; this comes from the exons ATGGCCAGATATTTCAGTGTTCTTCTTCTGG TTCTGCCAGTTGTGGCTCAGGAGCTGCCCTCCACCCCACACGGCTGCATGGAAGGCAGCTGTTACCCGGCTACTGGAAACCTTCTGATTGGCCGAGCTATTAACCTGACCGCCACCTCTACCTGTGGCCTGGATGGGCCTGAGCAGTACTGCATTGTCAGTCATTTGCAG GATTCTAATAAGTGCTTTAAGTGTGACTCTCAGAAGCCGTACGATGCCTATCATCACAACAAGAGCCACAGGGTGGAGAATGTCATCTACCAGAGTGACAGCAGAGGAAATTTTACCTGGTGGCAGTCTGTAAATG GAGAGGAAAATGTCAGTATTAGACTGAATCTTGAGGCCGAGTTCCATTTTACTCATCTCATCATGAAGTTTAaa ACATTTAGGCCTGCTGCTATGATAATTGAGCGTTCTTCTGATTTTGGCCGTACATGGAGGCCATATCGCTACTACGCCTACAACTGCACCAAGACTTTCCCCCTGGTTCCTGCCCACTCTCTGCGGTTTACTGATGAGGTCATCTGTGAGGAGCGCTACTCTGACATTGAGCCGTCCACTAAAGGAGAG GTCATCTACAAAGTGCTTGATCCTGCTATCCATGTCAAAGACCCATACAGTCTTGACATTCAGG ATTTGTTGCGGATCACTAACCTACGGATAAACTTCACTAAACTGCACACTCTGGGTGATAACCTGCTTGACCGGCGTCCGGAGGTGCTACAGAAATATTACTATGCTCTGTATGAGCTGGTTGTGCGTGGGAGCTGCTTCTGCTACGGTCACGCTTCAGAGTGCGCACCAGTACAAGGAGTGACCGCCAGGGATTCAGGAATG ATTCATGGACATTGTGTGTGTAAGCACAACACTGTGGGATTAAACTGTGAGCGCTGTAGAGATTTCTACCATGATGCTCCCTGGAGGCCCGCCGAGACTGATAATACACACAGATGCAGGG AATGCAACTGTAACGGTCACTCCAACCAGTGTCACTTTGACATGGCGGTGTATCTGGCTACGGGCAACGTCAGTGGAGGTGTGTGTGACAGCTGTCTCCACAACACCATGGGCCGCAACTGTGAGACCTGTAAACCTTTTTACTATCAGGATCCAACTCGAGACATCAGAGACCCGGCAGCATGTATCC CCTGTGACTGTGACCCGGTGGGATCTGTGGGGGGTGGAGTTTGTGACAGTCATACTGATCTGGATCTGGGTATGATTGGCGGTCAGTGTCACTGTAAGCAGAACGTCAGGGGTCAGCGCTGTGACTATTGCAAAGAGGGACACTATGGACTCAGTCTTGACAACCCACTGGGATGCCAGC CATGTAACTGTGACCCCCGTGGCATCACTATGCTGGGGGTGCCATGTGATCAGATCAGTGGTGACTGCTCCTGTAAGAGATACGTAACCGGCCGCTATTGCAATCAATGTCTG CCTGAATACTGGGGACTCAGTAATGATCTGGCTGGCTGCAGACCCTGCAACTGTGACTTTGGTGGAGCAACCAGCAGCAG ATGCGGGATGGACAACGGTCAGTGTGAGTGTCGGCCTCATCTGATTGGTCGGCAGTGTTCTGAAGTGCAGCCTGCATTTTTCTGTGCTTCTCTGGATAATAACAAGTATGAAGCAGAGGAAGCTTTAGGTCACTCCCCTGATGATCCTGCTCTTCCA GGCAACCCAAGGCCTCAGGCTGAGACTGACTGTATGCAGCATCTCAATAATCAACTGAGAAGAAACCGTCGTCATCCTCATCGACACATTGCCCAGCAGCAGAGGGCAGCACTGAGACGCATCCGACAGTTACAGCAAACT CCCAGCATAAGCACAGTGCATAGAGAGAGACAACCAGGTCAGATGGTCACATGGACGGGTCCAGGCTTCGTTCGGGTTAAAGACGGCGCTGGCCTCAAGTTCAACATCAGCAATATCCCTTACGCTATGGAATATGACATTATAATCAGATATGAGCCAGAG TCCACAGAGGACTGGGAGGCTCTAGTGAGCGTCAAATCCCTGGATTTACCCACAAGTCTTCGCTGTGGAAACATGCTGCCCACAGAGCTGATGTACACAGTCACAATGCCCCACCACAGGAG GTATGTTGACATGCCAAGGCCTTTTTGCTTTGAGCCAAACAACCAGTATGTGGTTTCCATCCGTTTCCAGCGCCATGCCGTGTCTCACCGGCATCTCACCGCCTTCACCCTGATAGACTCA CTTGTACTGATACCCAAGTATGAAGAGCTTCCAGGTTTCCTGGGTGACAATGCCCAAGATGAACGTAGACGTCAGGAGATGGAGTTGTACATGTGTTTGGATTCCTTCATGACTGTGCCGATGCCTGCGCTGGCTGAGCTGTGCACTACTCTCATCTGCAGCATCTCCTCGATCATGTATAACGGTGCCCTGG CATGTGAGTGTGACCCTCAGGGTTCACTGAGTGCAGAGTGTGACAAAGTCGGAGGTCAGTGTCACTGTAAACCCAATGTTATTGGCCGCAAATGTGATCAGTGCGCACCAGGGACGTTCAGATTTGGGCCATATGGCTGCACTG TATGTGACTGCCACTCTCAGGGCTCTGTAGGGCATCAGTGTGACCCTGTGACAGGCCAGTGCCTGTGCCAGCATGGGGCGACTGGCCGCCAGTGCTCTGAATGCCAGCCGGGTCAGTGGGGATTTCCAAACTGTAGACAGTGCCAGTGTAATGGCCATGCAGAGATCTGTGACCCTGAAACAGGTGCCTGCTATGAGTGCAGGGACTCCACAGCTGGACAGTTGTGTGAGAG GTGTGTAAACGGTTTCTATGGTAACCCAATATTGGGTTCTGGCGAGCACTGTCGCCCCTGTCCATGTCCAGGACACCTTGATGGCGGACACTCCAGTGGAGCTTCCTGTCTCACAGATTATGCCTCCAATCAGATCCTCTGCCAGTGTGGTGAAGGATATGCAG GTCCTCGCTGTGATCTCTGTGCCCCCGGTTATTATCGTGACCCTGAGCAGCCTGGTGGGACATGCCGGCCATGCCAGTGCAACGGGAACATTGACCCCCAAGACCCAGAGTCATGTGATCCACGAACTGGCCAATGCCTCAAGTGCCTGTATAACACAGACGGCCACTCTTGCTCTGAGTGTAAACCAGGTTACTATGGAAATGCACTCGCTCAGGACTGCAGGC GCTGTACTTGTGTAACTGCAGGCACTTTAGAGAACTACTGTGCTGATGGAGTGTGTCACTGTGATAAACAGACCGGTCAATGCCCCTGCAAGCCAAACATTATCGGTCACAACTGTGACCAATGCACCCCCAACCACTGGAACTTCGGTTCAAACTGTGGATGTGAGCCCTGTGAATGTGTCCAACCAAATGCCTTCAGTACCCACTGCAACATG TTCAGCGGTCAGTGTCATTGTCAGACAGGGTTTGGAGGGCGACAGTGCAGTGAATGTGAGGCGTTTCACTGGGGCGATCCCAGAGGGCAGTGTGAAC AGTGTAACTGCCACCCTCTGGGGTCCGATGTGGCTCAGTGTGACCGCATAacaggtgcatgtgtgtgtaagaaGGAGGCTTCAGGACGACATTGTGATGAGTGCGCCCGTGGCTTTACTGGAAACTTCCCCAAGTGCATTCCCTGCCATCCCTGCTTCCAGCTATGGGATGATGCCTTATGCAAGATCGTCCGGGATCTGACCCACATCAAGGATGTCATTGCCATGATTCTGGAAAAGGGTGAGGTACCCGGACTCAGCGATGTGCGCATACTTGAACTAGAGAAGAAGCTGGCACAGGTTCAAGACCTGATTCGAGATGGAGACCGAGAGGGAACCTTTAACTTAATAAGCCAGGCTATCGATGACTTAAG AGCGGAGATCGCTTTGACTGATGGGCGTCTGATGAGCACGAGTCGTGAGCTGAATATGACTGCAGACCTTGACAATGCTCTGAAACGAAACCTAACTGCAATGGAGAAAGAACTGAAAGACTTGAACAATACACTTCACCGACTGCATATAGACCTAGAGAACTATCTCACTGTTGGATTTGCAG agCAGTTTGAAAACATCCGCAAGTACTACCAGAGTTCACTGAATTCAGAGAAGCGCTGTAATGCCTCCGTATACGGACCCCAGAGTCCTGTGGAACAGTCCGAGGACACACGTAACCGTACAGAAGCCCTGCTGAAAGACAGAAAAGATCTCCATACAGTCGCTGCCAATAACAAGTCTTTGTCTGAACTGGAGGAAAAAGCTCATGAGATAGACCAAACGCTCCAGCACCTCAGCAACAAG GTATGTGGTGGCCATGATAACACCAGTGCAAATAGTAGCTGTCCAAATAGCCCATGTGGAGGAGCTGGCTGCCGTGACAGTGACGGTGCGCTGAAGTGTGGAGGGAAAGGATGTAAAGGAACTGTAGGTGCCTCAGTGACGGCCCTGGACAGTGCTGATGAAGTTAATAAGAACCTGACTGCTACCAGCAAAGAGTTAAAAACCATTGATAAAAAG CTCAGAGACATCGCTAAACTCACCCAGACTGTGAAGACTCAAGCAAAGGACACACTCGATAAAGCCCAGAGCAAGAAAGAACTCTTTGAGAACTCCAACAAAATATTACGAGACTTCATTAAGGAGATTAAAGACTTTTTGAATG AGGAGGGAGCAGATCCAGAAAGCATTGAAAAAGTGGCCCAGCAGGTTTTGGCGATCTCCTTACCATTCAACAGGACCGTAATAGACAACATCATCGAGCAGATCAAAGCCAACATCGCCAACCTCACCAATGTGGAGGGAGTGTTCAACCACACCACAGAGCAACTGGCCAAAGTCAGGGATCTGCTTAAGAGAGCTCAAGATGCAAA AACTAAAGCTGAAGAGGTGAGCGATAACATCAATAAAACTAAAGAAGCTCTTGATACTACTCAGAGTGTCATAAAAACTGCTGAGAAGGAAATGACCACAGCCCTGGAAAACCTCAAGAATGCCCAAAACATCACTACTTTG GTGGACAACAAACTCTTAAATTTAGACAAGAACCTCATGGATGTGATGATGCGATTGGCCAATTTGTCAAATGGAGTagatttattgaaaaataaaacgcAGCAGAACAGGGAGATGGCAAAAGTTGCCAAAGCTCAGTCTGACAATGCAACTCAAGAGTCTACTGGACTTCAAGAG GAACTGGCAAATGCTGAGAATCTGTATAAAGAGCTGAAAGAGAAGGTGGACTCTGTGGGAGGCACAGGAGAAGGTAACATCAACCAGAGAATCATGGAGATGAAGAAAGAAGCAGAGGAGCTGCTGAAGAAGGCCACCATGGACATGGAAACCCTCAGAA AACTGGAGAGAAAGTTTAACAAGAACGAGCAGAAGATGCAGCAGCAGCGGGATGAACTGGCAGATCTGGAGAAAAACGTTACAGAAGTCAAAGATTATATCCGATTTAAAGTCATGGGCTACAACAACTGTCAGTAG